AGAGGTTCAAGGTATTGTTGCTGAAAATAATCTATGCATGTGTGCAGTGCTGGAGTCTCATGTAGGGATTCAGATGCTTAGTAATATATGTAGTCGTGTTTTTCATAATTGGCAATGGCTGTCTAATCAGTCGTTATGTAATGGAGGCACTAGGATCATTCTTGGTTGGGATccaaatattgtgagtttcattcttATCTCGATGACTGATCAGGTGGTTCACGGGTTGGTGCGCATGTTATCGACACGAAAACAATTCTTTATATCGATTGTATATGCTCATAATTACTACATTACTCGTCGTGAATTGTGGATGAATCTTGACATGCATAAAAATATTGTGGGTGAGTATCCCTGGGTATTAATGGGTGATTTTAACGTGTCTCTAGATCTTCATGAATCAACCACAGGTGGTTCTCGGGTTACTATTGCTATGCGCGAATTTCGTGAGTGTGTAGACATGATTCAGGTTACGGATCTTAATCATAcaggtttcgagtttacttggaaTCAACGTCCTCAAACTTCCGATGGTGTTTTGAAGAAGATTGATAGAGTGCTAGTGAATGATGCATTCTTGAATGAATATGGTACCGCCTATGCTATCTTTCAACCATATCGTATCTCCGATCATTGTCCGGCAATTCTTAAGATCCCTTCAAATATAGTGAAGCGCCACAAGTCGTTTAAATTCTGTAATTTTATTGCTTATAAGGAGGGTTTTACTGATATCGTTTCGAAAGGCTGGAAGTGTGTTATAGTTGGTCATCGAATGTTTCAAGTTGTCAAGAAACTTCGCTCACTTAAGAAGCCTCTGCGTAAATTGCTACGAGAGAATGGTCACTTACATAAAAAAGTTCAAAGTCTAAAATTAGAACTTGATGAAATTCAAGCTGCTCTAGATCGAAATCCGCATTCTGTCGATCTCAGAGAAGAGGAAGGTTGTATATTACGTGCTTACACGGCTGCTATCCTTGATGAGGAGCGATTCCTAAAACAAAAAGCCAAAACTGAATGGTTGAAGGTTGGAGATTGCAACTCGCGATACTTCCATAAAGTCGTCAAGGGTAAAGCTAACAGAAATCGCATCTCGGCTATCATTGATTCTCAAAATAACGTGCTAGAAGGGAATGATATTCCGGAGGTGTTTCTAAATTATTACAAGGAATTTATTGGCACTAGTTCCCCAGTCTCGGCAATTGCTAATCCAGAGGGGTTGTTTACAAGGAAAATAAGTTCGAATAAAGCTTTGGATATGATCAGACCGATCTCAAATAATGAGGTAAAAAAAGCTATGTTTAATATTGGCAATAATAAATCGCCTGGCCCCGATGGTTATACTGCTGAGTTCTTCAAGTCTACCTGGGATATTGTGGGCGACGAGATTACGGTAGCGATTCAAGAATTTTTCAAGAATGGCCAATTATTGAATGAACTGAACCATACTGTCATTTCATTGATTCCTAAAGTTCAATCCCCGAGTCATGTTACCGACTACCGGCCGATTGCGTGTTGTAATGTCCTCTATAAATGTATTAGCAAAATCATTACGAATCGTATAAAAGACAGTTTGGAGGATATTGTAAGTATAAATCAATCAGCTTTTATCCCGGGCCGTCTTATATCTGATAATGTCTTACTTACTCAGGAGCTAATGAAGAATTATCACTTGTCGAAAGGAATTCCTAGGTGTGCCTTTAAAGTTGATATTCAGAAGGCGTATGATACAGTGGATTGGGATTTTTTGGAATGTATTTTATTCAGGTTTGGATTCCATAGGATGATGGTCAAGTGGATTATGAAGTGTGTTTCATCTGTATCgtattctattaatattaatggGGAGCTTCACGGATACTTCAAAGGTAAACGTGGTCTCCGTCAGGGTGATCCACTGTCCCCATACCTGTTTACATTGGTGATGGAGGTGTTATCTCTTATGCTTGTTCGTAATTCGCTAACAATGAAAGGATTTAGATTTCACCCAAAATGTGAAGAGCAAAAGATTATTAACTTGTGTTTTGCAGATGATCTCTTTTTGTTCTCATATGCAGATGCTAACTCTGTCTCAGTTATTAGCGAGGCTTTGGAGGAATTTAAACAGGTGTCTGGGTTGGTTCCAAGTCTTCCGAAAAGCACGGTTTTCTTTGCTAATGTTACTCAAGCGGTTCAGAACCAGATTCTTACTTTGCTGCCTTTCGATGTTGGATCTCTTCCGGCAAAATACCTGGGTGTTCCTCTGGTCTCTACACGCTTGTATTATCAGGATTGCAAAGTTCTTGTGGATCGTGTCAGGATTAAAATTGGTGACTGGAAGAATAAGTTCTTGTCCTTTGCTGGGCGAGTTCAATTAATTACTTCTGTGATCTCTTCTATGCAGAGTTATTGGCAGTCCGTCTTCATTCTCCCTTGTGCTATTATTAAAGAAATAGAAGGTTTAATGCGGGGATTTTTATGGTGTCAAGGTGCTATGAAAAAAGGTAAAGCGAAAGTTAAATGGGATGATGTTTGTCTTCCGAAAGATGAAGGCGGTTTGGGGATCAAGAGATTGAAATATTGGAATTCTACGCTAATGATTAAGCATATTTGGAGAATTCTTACTCATAAAGAGTCTCTTTGGGTGCGTTGGATCCATTCTTATAGGCTTCGTGGTCGAAACTTTTGGGATATTCAAATCCCTCAGGATTCGAGCTGGAGTTGGCGCAAGTTACTCTCCATTCGTGAGAATATTCATGACCGGTTTATTCACAAGATCGAAGATGGTAGCATCACATCTGTCTGGTTCGATATTTGGTCTGATTTTGGacctttaatttctgtcatttctCGTCGTGATCTGTTCCATGCAGGTTTGCGAAGTGACTTATGTGTGCGCGATTTTCGGGGTCAAAATGGGTGGAGGTGGCCAAATGGTTGGTTAGTGAGGTTCCCTATCTTGGCAGCCATTCCTTATTCTCCTAGCTCTAATTGCCCAGATATTGTTCAATGGAGGGATAATGATGGTTCTCTTCGTGATTTTTCGGTTAATGTAGTATGGGAATCGATAAGACCTCATTCAGTTTTGGCGGATTGGTTCTCGATTGTTTGGCATGCATTCTGCATTCCAAAACATGCTTTTATTCTATGGTTATTGATGGGTCAACGATTGAAGACTCAGGATCGACTGAAGCATTGGGAGACTCATGGTACAGATCCTATTTTGTGTCCTCTATGCAAGCAGGTACCCGACACTCATGACCATTTATTTTTCTCTTGTGTGTACTCATATGTTGTTTGGGATTTGGTAAAAAGACACATTGATCTTCCATTTATGTGTAATGGCTGGAAGGATATTTCGGGTTTAATTGGTCCGTTTTCATCTCGTCGTCAGGCAAGATTTGTGATTACTAAGTTGTTGTTTGCAAGCTCCGTTTACTTTGTTTGGCAAGAACGAAATGCTAGATTATTCAACAAGCGACCACGGACGAGTGAGCAACTATATCATATCATTGTCTCTACAGTGCGCTTGAAATTAATGTCGCTAAAGTGGAAAAGGACGGCCTATGTGCTTCgaatgaaagaaaattggaaaattCCGTAATTTTTCCTTTGTTGTTTTTCGAGCTGATGATGCTCTTGGTGCGTTAGTTGTAATTTTGTTCAACTTTGTTGGATGTTCGAGGGGCTATAGGGCATGTCCTATAGTCGTTGTGCTCTTTTGttcatatttattttaataaatttcACCGGGTGAAAACCCTTTTACCCAAAAAAGATAAGCTAAAAAAGCTATAAAGAAACACACATAATCTATAAAATGCTGATTGAGGTTAGATGTACTTTTAGATTTTCCACCGTGCATATGATTAATCATATACCCATGTAATGTGTATATATGCATTTGGGATCGGTAACATGCTCAAATGGATGGAGAAGACAATACATGCGATGCGAGACCATTACTACTATCTGACGATCATACTTAAAGCCGTTTCCATGTAAGACACATGGATTTTGCATACATACTTTGGGGGAGCGGGCTCGAATGACTTAAACGTCCGTAATTCGTCTTATTTCGTGGATCTTAAACGCTTTAAAAAAAATCATAAACACTTCTGTCATATTACATTACATGATTATCGAATACAATGGTTTGATTATTGCCAAATTTGAAGAATATTATTTGCCTATTTAGAATGACATAATCTACAAGTTACTAGAATCGGAAGCTGTCACACGTACATGAGAAAACACTACATGAGAAAATCAAGAAATTACGTAATAGAGACATGCAGATGGACTTTCGATCCAAACATATATAACGTCTTTTGAAAGTTGGAAAATATTATCTAGAACTAatatttttttgtttaattttgcaaatgcatttatttttatttatcttattaaaattaaattattatcaatatcaattgaaTTTATACCAAAAAACCAAAAACTATGCAAAATGCTACCCTGGGCTCGACACTTGTTCATCAAATTCAAATACGGTAGTATTTTAAAACGAGACATTGAATATGACATTTGGTTGGTGTAGCTGGGGGAATATTCAAATAGTCTGCTATGAACCTAACGCCGACAACTGCACCGGCAGCCAACGGCGTCGGAATCAGAAACGACGTCGGCTTCACAAAGACTAGTCTGCTGAACCGGCGAGCAACCTGCGCTATGTTGTCTGTAAACAGAATCCTACTCGAACATCGCACCACCACGCTTCGCTTTAACTCAAACGCTAACATCAACGGCGGCTACTCCAACAACCTCCGTCATTCTCCGCCGTCGTTATCAATGGCTGTTGCATCTTACTCCACCGATCAACCTATTTCTTCAGGTTACTATCTTAAAATCCTAACTCTCAATCATATGTTAGTCTCCACATACGTATTTATGTTGTGGTGAATTACTTCTAGGAACTTAATTAGGTCAACAATTTTCACTTGAACAATAAAACTATGATTACTTGACACTTGTGTACTGGTTATGAAATTGGTGATGCAATGTGATTGCAGGTGAAGGTGTTGAAAATTTGGTAGTAATAGGTTCAGGGCCTGCTGGTTACACAGCAGCAATATATGCAGGGCGTGCTAATTTGAAGCCTGTAGTGTTTGAAGGTTATCAAGTAGGAGGTGTTCCTGGTGGACAATTGATGACTACAACTGAAGTCGAAAATTTTCCAGGGTTTCCGGATGGAATCACTGGTCCAGACCTCATGGATAGGTTACTTTTACCTTCTATttgctaattataattataattataattataattataattatacttgtATGTTGTTGAAATCTTTAATTGAcgtaaataggatattataatgttGCTGTTTTATTTGTTATTAGGATGCGAGGTCAAGCTGAGCGATGGGGAGCTGAGCTTTATCAAGAAGATGTGGAATTTGTTGACGTTAAAAGTAGACCTTTTACTGTCCAAAGTAGCGACCGAAAGGTGACGatggtttttttaataaaaaatcaCATGCTTTATGAGATACTTCATTTTTAGAGCGTCGattcacggaagcaatctctctaccctggagtatCAATAGTTTGCAGTCCTAAGATGCTATGATGCTAAAAGTAGCAAAAAACACTTAATTTATTGAATGATATATGTTAACACCTTTTTAGTAATATATAAGAAAGGGTCCAGATACTTGATTTATGATACATAAGTACAATATACTTTACCAGAAACTATGTGTATTATAAATGATATTTACAAATCGTATGGCCTCGAGTTACATTTACACAAAGATGTATCACATCATTTGAGTTTTATGTAGGTTATACCGGTGTTGATTGGTAATAATACCTACCATTTCTCTTGATTTTCAGGTAAAGTGCAATAGTATTATAGTTGCTACAGGAGCGACTGCAAAACGACTAAAGTTACCACGTGAAGAAGAGTTCTGGACTAGGGGAATTAGTGCTTGCGCAATCTGTGATGGAGCTTCACCACTTTTTAAAGGTCAAGTTCTTGCTGTTGTTGGAGGAGGTGATACAGCAACCGAGGAAGCAATATATCTCACAAAATATGCCAGCCATGTACATTTACTTGTACGCAAAGATCGATTGAGGGCATCAAGGGCTATGCAAGATAGGTTAGTATTTCGTTAGTAATTTAGTAATGTTTGTATAATAGGTTGATTATGGCGAATGTTTCAGAGTTTTTGATAATCCAAATATCACGGTGCACTTCAACACAGAAACAGTTGATGTGGTGAGCAATAATAAAGGGCAGATGTCTGGTATACTGATCAGAAGACTCGATACAGGAGAGGAATCGGTACTGGAAGCTAAAGGATTATTTTACGGAATTGGTCATTCCCCAAATAGCCAATTGCTTGGAGGCCAAGTTGATCTTGATGAGACAGGATATATTTTGGTTGACCCGGGAACTGCAAAGACTTCCACTCAAGGTGTTTTTGCTGCCGGAGATATTCAGGTAATTTGTCAAAGATTAAATCATTTATGGTTTCTAGAATTAAAAATAAAGTCTGATTTGTCGAAGATTGAAATATAAGTTACCGTATACTT
The window above is part of the Rutidosis leptorrhynchoides isolate AG116_Rl617_1_P2 chromosome 1, CSIRO_AGI_Rlap_v1, whole genome shotgun sequence genome. Proteins encoded here:
- the LOC139876998 gene encoding thioredoxin reductase NTRC-like, with protein sequence MNLTPTTAPAANGVGIRNDVGFTKTSLLNRRATCAMLSVNRILLEHRTTTLRFNSNANINGGYSNNLRHSPPSLSMAVASYSTDQPISSGEGVENLVVIGSGPAGYTAAIYAGRANLKPVVFEGYQVGGVPGGQLMTTTEVENFPGFPDGITGPDLMDRMRGQAERWGAELYQEDVEFVDVKSRPFTVQSSDRKVKCNSIIVATGATAKRLKLPREEEFWTRGISACAICDGASPLFKGQVLAVVGGGDTATEEAIYLTKYASHVHLLVRKDRLRASRAMQDRVFDNPNITVHFNTETVDVVSNNKGQMSGILIRRLDTGEESVLEAKGLFYGIGHSPNSQLLGGQVDLDETGYILVDPGTAKTSTQGVFAAGDIQDHEWRQAVTAAGSGCVAALSAERYLVSNNLLVEFHQPHPEEIKNELTQRDEKEVFDITITKHKGQYAVRKLYHESHRLICVLYTAPFCGPCRTLKPILSKVIDEFDQNVHFVEIDIEEDAEIAEATNIMGTPCVQFFKHKEMIRSVSGVKMKKEYRELIEANK